AAGGAGGAGATGATCATCTTCGTCCTGGGGTACATGAACCAGCGGGTCACCGAACGCGTGCAGGAAAAGATCGCCGGTGCCAGGGACCCGGAATCAGCCCTGACGATGCTCGAGCAGACCCTCATCGGGATTCTGGCGGTCGACGAGCAGAGCCTCGCCGAGACGCGGGTCTGGCTGGCGTTCACCGCCCAGGCCGCCATCAACCCTCAACTGGCGGTCGTGCAGCGTGTGCAGTACACGGGCCTGACCGAACTCTTCGCCCTTCTGGTCCGGGTGGCCGGTGAGCGCGGCCACGCACGGCCCGACATCGACGCCGATCAAGAGGCGGATTCACTGGTCACCTTCACCGACGGGCTCAATGTGCAGATCCTGGTCGGGCGACACACACCCGACTCCGCGCTGGCCGCAGTGCACCAACGTATCGCCGCGCTGAGAGGGGCGTGAGCACGGCGAGCGAGGCCCCTCGCCGCGCGGACAGGACTTCCGACGTCGCGATCAGGGCCGGTTCCAGTGCCAGGTACAACGCGCCCGAGGAACACCTGGCAGGCAACCATCGGCAGCACAACAGGACCTCGGTCCTCGACGAGTACAAGCTCTCTCTGGACGAGAGTTGAGACGAGGGCTGCACCAACGCCTGGCAGCTCTGGGAGGAGATCGCTCCCTTGGGTTACAGAGGCAGCTACGGCCGGGCCAGCGCCTGCCCTCGGGAGAAGCACACCTGGCCATGGCCGGTCACCGCACAGCCGCCAGCACCCCGCCTGGTGACGAGATGGGATCTCAGCCAACCCGAGACACTGACCGAGATAGAACAGCTCCAGCTCAAGCCCGTCCTGGCCAACTGCCGGGACTCGACGCCCTGACCGATCATGGTTGCCCGCGACGCCGACTGCAAGGTCGCCTACTACCTGCCCGGACTGGCGGTGCGACGGATCGCCGACCCGGGCTCGATGCGCTGGCCGCGGCGGACACGGTGATCGTGCCGGGGGTGGCCAAGGCCGGGGCGGAGGTCTCGCCCGCCCTGGTGGAGGCGCTGCTGCGGGCCCATGCGCGGGGGGCGCGCCTGGTCTCGATCTGCTCGGGGGCGTTCGTGCTGGCCGCGACCGGCCTGCTGGAGGGCCGGCGCGCCACCACCCACTGGCGCTATGCCCGCGCGCTTGCCGAACGGCATCCCGGGATCGAGGTCGAC
The sequence above is a segment of the Streptomyces sp. NBC_01775 genome. Coding sequences within it:
- a CDS encoding TetR/AcrR family transcriptional regulator, yielding MPRQVDHEGRRRLIARAVFDLISERGIEGASMRDAAQRAGVSVGAVQRCFSTKEEMIIFVLGYMNQRVTERVQEKIAGARDPESALTMLEQTLIGILAVDEQSLAETRVWLAFTAQAAINPQLAVVQRVQYTGLTELFALLVRVAGERGHARPDIDADQEADSLVTFTDGLNVQILVGRHTPDSALAAVHQRIAALRGA